GGACCCGCCGCAGGCGGTGAGGGCACCGGCGGCCACGGCGAGCGCGAGCAGGGCGGTCAGGCGGGGGCGGGCGGCGGTGGGGCGCACGGGCACGACCTCCTACGGGCCGGACATCGTTGTCGGCCCAGACGGTTGCCCGGTGAAGGTAGGAGGAGTGGTCCGCGGAGGTCAATGCGTCGGCGGGGTTTGTCTTGCCGGCGACCGGGGGAGGCGGCCGAGCCGGTCCTTACGGACGCCGTATCCCTCCGTGCGCCGGGTCGCCCACGCGGGCGGGCACCGGGAAGGGCCCTGGCCGGGCGGGCACCGGGAAGGGCCCCGGCCGGGCGGACGTCGGGATAGGGCCTCCGGCCGGGCGGACGTCGGGACGCGAGTCCTCGTCTGCGGACGGGTAGCGGGGCGCGGGTCCTGCGGGCAGGCATCCGGGCGCGGGTCACGCCTGCGGGCGGCCGTCCGGACGCGGATCCCCCTCCGCGTCCCGCGCACCTCCGCGTCCCGCGCACCTCCGCGTCCCCCCGCACCCCCGCGTCCGCCCGCCCCCGCGTCCCCGCACCTCCGCGTCCGTCCGCGCCCGAGTCCGCGCACCCCCGCGTCCGCCCGCCCCCGCGTCCCCGCACCTCCGTGTCCGTCCGCGCCCGAGTCCGCGCACCCCCGCGTCCGTCCGCTCCCCCGCGTCCGCGGCTCATCTCCCCGGCGTTCCGCCGCCCCGGCCCCAGCGGTAGACCAGTTCAGGGCGGCCCACCTGGCCGTACAGCGGGCTGCGGCCGGCGCGGCCCGTCTCCACCAGGTGTTCCAGGTAGCGGCGCGCGGTGATCCGGGAGATGCCCACCGCCTCCGCGACGCCCGCCGCCGTGAGCCCCTCCCCGGCGTCCCGCAGCGCCCCGGTGACCCGCTCGAGTGTCGGCCCGCTCAGCCCTTTGGGCAGCGCGGCCGGGCCCGGTGCCCGCAGGGTCGCCAGCGCCCGGTCCACCTCGTCCTGCCCGCTCGCCTCGCCCGCCGCCGCGTTGAACTCCGCGTACCGGACGAGACGGTCCCGCAGCGTCGCGAAAGTGAACGGTTTGAGGACGTACTGCACCACCCCGAGCGACACCCCCTCGCGGACCACGGCCAGATCCCGCGCCGATGTCACCGCGATCACGTCCGCGTGGTGCCCGGCCGCCCGCAGCGACCTGGCCAGCTGTAGACCGTGCACGTCCGGCAGATGCAGATCGAGCAGGAGCAGGTCCACGCCGGTGCGTTCGAGGAGCCGCCTGGCCTCGGCGCCGGTGTGCGCCTTGCCGACGGCGGTGAACCCCGGCACCCGGTTGACGTAGAGGACATGCGCGTCCGCGGCCACCGGATCGTCCTCGACGATGAGGACGCGGATGAGCGGGGCCTGCGTCACGCTTTGCCTCCGGAAACGATGTCCGTGCGATTCCCGCGGTCCGTCGCGGAGTCCCGCGCGGCCGTGGCTTCCGTGGTGCCGAGCGGCAGCCGCACCTCGAACTCCGCGCCGCCGCCGTCCGCCCCGGTCACCGAGAGCGTCCCCTCATGCCGGTGCACCGCCTGTCGTACCAGCGCGAGACCCAGACCGCGCCCACCGGGTCCCGACGGCTTGGTGGAGAACCCGCGCTGGAAGACCCGCTCGGCATGGTCCGGGTCCACCCCGGCCCCGGTGTCCGCCACCCGCAGCAGCAGCTCCGCCGCCTCGGTGCGCGCGGTCACCGTCACCCGTGACCCCACGCTGCCCTGCGCCGCGTCCACCGCGTTGTCGATCAGGTTGCCCAGGATGGTGACCAGGTCGCGGGCGGGCAGTGAGGGCGGCAGGAGCCCGTCGTCGAGTCCGCTGTCCTCGGAGACGACGAGTTCCACGCCCCGCTCGTTCGCCTGCGCCGTCTTGCCGAGCAGCAGCGCGGCCAGCACCGGTTCGCTGACGGCGGCCACCACCTGGTCGGTGAGCGCCTGCGCCAGTTCGAGTTCGGCGGTGGCGAAGTCGACGGCCTCCTCGGCGCGGCCCAGCTCGATCAGCGAGACCACGGTGTGCAGCCGGTTCGCGGCCTCGTGCGCCTGCGAGCGCAGCGCCTGCGTGAAGCCGCGCTCCGAGTCCAACTCACCCATCAGAGACTGGAGTTCGGTGACGTCCCGGAGCGTGACGACGGTGCCCCGGTGTTCGCCGCCGGTGACCGGGGAGGTGTTGACCATCAGGACCCGGTCCGCCGTCAGATGCACCTCGTCCACCCGGGGCTCGGCGGAGAGCAGCGCGCCGGTGAAGGGGGACGGCAGCCCGAGGTCGGCCACCGAGGTGCCCACCACGTCCGCCTCCCGGGCGACGCCGAGCAGCTCCCGTCCGCCGTCGTTGATCAGCGCCACCCGGTACTGCCCGTCGAGCATCAGCAGCCCCTCGCGCACCGCGTGCAGGGCGGCCTGCTGGTAGTCGTGCATCCGGCTCAGCTGGGCCGCGCTCATGCCGTGGGTGTGCCGGCGCAGCCGGGCGTTGACGACGTAGGTGCCGGCACCGCCGAGCGCGAGGGCGCCGAGCGCGACGCCGAGCAGCCCGGTCAGCTGGCCGCGGACCCGTTCGCTGATCGCCTCGACCCTGATGCCCGCGCTGACCAGGCCGACGACCTGGCGGTCGGTGTCGCGGACCGGGGTGACGGCGCGGACGGAGGGGCCGAGGGTGCCGGTGTAGGTCTCGGTGAAGGAGTGGCCCGCGACGGCCCGGTCGATGTGGCCGAGGAAGCGCTGCCCTATCTGGTCCGGGTCGGGGTGGGTCCAGCGGATGCCCCCCGGGTTCATGATCGTGATGAAGTCGACGTCGGTGTCCCGCACGATCTGGAGCGCGTAGGGCTGGAGTTCCGCCGTCGGGTCGGGGGTGCGGATCGCGGAGTGCACGGACGGCGAGTCGGCGACCGAGCGGGCCACCGCCAGCGCCTGCCGGCCCGCGGCCTCCTGCGCCTGGCTCTGGTCGCTGATGTAGGTGAACAGCGCGCATCCGGCCACGACCACCGTGATCAGCACCGCCTGCATGGCGAACAGCTGCCCGGCGAGGCTGCGGGGGCGGGGGAGGCGGATGTTCATGTCGTCAGTGTGCCTCGCACGTTAAGCGTGAACTAAATGAACGGAAGGGTGACCGCCCTCACACGGCGGGAGATAGTCACCGCAATACGGATGCGGGACGACCGGTTCAGGCCACTGCTGGATCTCACGGTCTCCGCACCCATCCGGACGTGAGCCGCACGCCGGTCCCACCGACGAAGACGTCAAGGAGGCAGCCGTGACGACGTCGCCTACGGCACCTGCCGCACCCGCCGCCAAGCGGGACCGCACCCACTATCTGTACATCGCGGTGATCGTCGCGGTCGCCATCGGCATCGCCGTCGGTCTGGCCGCCCCGGACTTCGCCCAGGAGCTGAAGCCGATCGGCACCGGCTTCGTCAACCTGATCAAGATGATGATCTCGCCGATCATCTTCTGCACGATCGTGCTCGGCATCGGATCGGTCCGCAAGGCCGCCAAGGTCGGCGCGGTCGGCGGGATCGCGCTCGGCTACTTCCTGGTGATGTCCCTGGTGGCGCTCGGGATCGGCCTCGTGGTCGGCAACATCCTCGAGCCCGGCACCGGGCTGCACATCACCGAGGCGATCAAGGAGACCGGTCAGGCGCAGGTGGCGCCGGAGGCCAAGGACACCACGGACTTCCTGCTCGGGATCATCCCGACCACGATCGTCTCCGCCTTCACCCAGGGCGAGGTCCTCCAGACCCTGCTGATCGCGCTGCTGTGCGGCTTCGCGCTCCAGGCGATGGGCAGGACGGGACAGCCGATCCTGCGGGGCATCGAGCACATCCAGCGGCTCGTCTTCCGGGTCCTCGCCATGATCATGTGGGCCGCCCCGATCGGTGCCTTCGGCGCGATGGCCGCGGTGGTCGGCTCGGCCGGCGTGGACGCCCTCAAGGGTCTCGCGGTACTGATGCTCGGCTTCTACGTCACCTGTTTCCTCTTCACCTTCGTCGTGCTCGGCGCCCTGCTGCGGATCGTGGCCGGGGTCAACGTCCTCGCGCTGTTCAAGTACCTGGCCCGCGAGTTCCTGCTGATCCTGTCCACCTCGTCGTCGGAGTCCGCGCTGCCGCGGCTCATCGCGAAGATGGAGCACCTGGGCGTCAGCAAGCCGGTCGTCGGCATCACCGTCCCGACCGGCTACTCGTTCAACCTCGACGGCACCATGATCTACATGACCATGGCGTCGCTGTTCATCGCGGACGCGATGGGCACCCCGATGTCGATCGGCGAGCAGATCCCGCTGCTGCTGTTCCTGCTGGTCGCCTCGAAGGGCGCGGCCGGTGTCACCGGCGCGGGCCTCGCGACCCTGGCCGGCGGCCTCCAGTCGCACAAGCCCGCGCTGGTCGACGGCGTCGGCCTGATCGTCGGCATCGACCGCTTCATGAGCGAGGCGCGCGCCCTGACGAACTTCGCGGGCAACGCCGTCGCCACCGTCCTGGTCGGCACCTGGACCAAGGAGATCGACAAGGCGCGGGTCGACCTGGTGCTCGCGGGCGAGCTGCCGTTCGACGAGACGACCCTCCTGGACGAGCACGGCGAGGTGAAGGAGAGCGACACCGAGGCCCCCCGGCCCGACCAGGGCGGCGACAAGGAACTCGCCAAGGCCTGACGGTGTCCGAGACTCCGGGCGGCTGAGGTCACCCCCCGTCACTCAGCCGCCCGGTCCCACCGCCGTCGATCCACGACGCATGACGCGCGCGGCGGGGCACGCACGATGCGCGCGGCGGACGACGCACGACGCGCGCGGCGGACGCGGAGACCGGGGAAGACGCGGAGACCGGGGAAGACGCGGAGACCGGGGAAGACGCGGAGACCGGGGAAGTCGCCAGGACCGCAGAGAATCCGGAGACCGCGGCGCGCGGGAGAGCGGCGGTGCGCGGGAGGGCGGGGTTCAGCAGCTCAGCTTCGTCACCAGCGCGGTGGCGTCGGAGGCGGGTACGCCCGCCGTGGTCAGCAGGGTGACCGCGGCGGAGCGGCCCGCCTCCCGTGTTTCCAGGAGGCCGTCGTTGACGGCCTCCATCAGCGCGAGCAGCATCTGCTCGTGCACGTACGCCAGCGCGGGCGCGGGCAGCGGTGAGGTGAAGACGCCGTCGGCCAGCCCCTGCGCCAGCACCTCGGCGCAGGACGCGCGCACCGGGGCGAGCCGGTCGCGGATGCCCTGCACGGTGACGCTGCGCTGGGCGAGGGCGACCAGGATGCGGTAGCGGTCGGCGACCTCCCAGACGGCGAGGGTGGAGCGGACCACCGACTCGGCAGGGCCCTCGGCGGCCGCCCGCCCCTGCGCGTGCGCGGCGGCGACGGCCTCCACCGCGCCGTCGACGAGCGTCCCGATCAGCGCGTCCCGGCTGGGGAAGTGGCCGTACACCGTGCGCCTGACGACCCCCGCGGCGCGCGCGATCTGGTCCATCGAGGCGTCCGGGTCGTGCAGCAGCTCGGCGAGGGCGACGTCGAGGATCCGTCGGCGGTTGGCGTCGGCGCGGCTGCTGTTACCGGTGGTCATGAGAGCCATTCTGCCTGTCCCGACTCGACTTGCACAGTGCTGTGCAATCGACGTAGATTGCACATCGTTGTGCAATTACTCGGTGCCGCAGCGGACGTCCGGCGCCGGGACGTGCGGAGAAGTCTGTCGAGGAAGGCCACCCCTGCCATGCGACTCGTCGTGAACCAACCGGTCGAAAGGTCGGACCAGCCCTACGCCAGGCGCTGGTGGGCGCTGCTCGTCCTGTGCCTGAGTCTGCTGATCATCGTGATGGCGAACACCGCGCTCACCGTCGCGGCCCCCGACATGACCCAGGACCTCGGCCTGTCAAGCGCCGACCTCCAGTGGGTCATCGACGGCTACACCGTTCCGTACGCGGCGCTGATGCTGCTGCTCGGCGCGATAGGCGACAAGTACAGCCGGCGCGGCGCGCTCGTCCTCGGCCTGCTGGTGTTCGGCGGCGGCGCCGTCTTCGGCTCCCTCGCCGGCAGCGCGACGACGGTCATCGCGGCCCGCGCCGTGATGGGCGTGGGCGCCGCGCTGATCATGCCCGCGACGCTGTCGCTGCTCGCCGCGACCTTCCCGCGCGCCGAACGCGCCAAGGCCATCGTGCTGTGGACGGCCACCGCGGGGCTCGCCATCGCGGCCGGTCCGCTGGTCGCCGGCGCGCTCCTGGAGCGCCACGGCTGGGCGTCGACCTTCCTCATCAACGTGCCCGTCGCGGCCGTCGCCCTGATCGGCGCGTTCGTGCTCGTACCGCCGTCGAAGGCGGGCCACCACGACCGGATCGACTACGTCGGCGGACTGCTGTCGGTGGTCTGGATCGCCGCCCTGATCTACATGATCATCGAGGGCCCGCACTTCGGCTGGGGCGCCAAGGCGATCGGCGCCGCGGTCGTCGCGGGCCTCGGACTGCTCGCCTTCGTCCTGTGGGAGCTGCGCCACCCGCGCCCGGTGCTTGACGTCCGCCGGTTCGCCGACCGCCGCTTCGCCGGCTCCAACCTCGCCGTCGCCCTCTTCTTCCTGGCGGTCTTCGGCGCCTTCTACTACCTCACCCAGCACCTCCAGTTCGTCCTCGGCTACGACGCCTTCGAGACCGGCGTGCGGATGCTGCCGCTGGCCGGCGCGGTCTTCGTCGGCTCGGCCCTCACCGGCTACCTCACCCCGCGGGTCGGCATGAAGTGGACGGTCACCGCGGGCATGGTCGGCGGCACCGCCGCCCTCGCCCTGCTGGCCCGCGTCGACGCCGGCTCGACCTACGCCGACCTGGTCGCCCCGCTCGTCGTCCTCGGCCTCGCGATCGGACTGGCGCTCTCGCCCTGCACCGACGCGATCATGGGCGCCTTCCCCGAGTCCGAACTGGGCGTCGGCGGCGCCGTCAACGACACCTCGCTCGAGCTGGGCGGCTCGCTCGGCATCGCCATCCTCGGCTCCCTGCTGGCGACTTCGTACTCCGACCACCTCGCGGACGCCGCCGGGGGCACCAAGCTGCCCGCCGCCACGCTGGCCACCGCGCAGGACTCGGTGGGCGCGGGGTACGCGGTCGCGCAGGGCATGGGCGAGAAGGCGCGGGCCCTCGCCGGGCAGGCCGCGCGGGCCACCGACCCTGCGCAGGCTGCCCAGTTGAAGGAGCAGGCCACCCAACTCGCCCAGGGCGCGCACCGGGTGGCGGACGCGGTCGGCTCGTCCTTCTCCGACGCGGTCGCCCACACCAGCCTGATCGGCGCGGTGGTCCTTGGCCTCGGCACGATCCTGGTGGGTGTCTTGCTGCCGGGCAGGGGCCGCGCGACCGAGGGCGCGGACGAGCGCTCGACGACGGACGACGCGACGGACTCCGCGGACGCGACGGCGGACCCGGCGACGGCGGAGGACGGCGGCCAGGCAACGGCGTCGGACGCGTCGTCGCAGGCCGCGCGGCCGGACGCGAAGGTGACCGGGCGATAGGGCGACAGAGCGATAGGGCGATAGGGGATCGGGGACCAGGGGCCGGGCGCGCACGTCGGCGTCCGGTCCCCCTCGTGGGGCAGCGGCGCCGACCGGGCTGTTGCCCTGACGTCGGCGTCAAGGATTACGTTCGACGTATGCGAATCGGCGAGCTGGCCGCACGGGCCGGGACCACCACGCGGACGCTGCGGTACTACGAGTCGCGCGGGCTGCTGTCCGCGCGGCGCGCGGACAACGGCTACCGCAGCTACGACGAGAGCGATCTGCGGCTGCTGCGGCAGATCAGGACGCTCCAGGACTTCGGGTTCGACCTGGAGGAGACCCGGCCCTTCGTTGACTGCCTGCGCGCCGGCCATCCGCAGGGGGACACCTGTCCCGCCTCGCTCGACGTCTACCGGCGCAAGCTCGCCGAGCTGGACGCGCTGATCGACGAGCTGCGGTCGGTCCGCGCGGAGATCGGGGTGCGGCTGGCGTCGGCCGGGGGCGAGGAACCGTTGTGCGAACTGGAAGGGCCGAAACTGTGACGACGACCGCGGGCGTGACCGAGGTGACCGACGCGAATTTCGCCGACGAGGTGCTCGGATCGGCACTTCCGGTGCTGGTGGAGTTCACCGCCGACTGGTGTCCGCCGTGCCGCCAGATGGCGCCCGTGCTGCGCGCGCTGGCCGTGGAGGAGGCCGGCCGGATGCGGGTCGTCCAGCTGAACGTGGACCACGATCCGGAGACGACCAACGCCTACAAGGTGCTCTCCATGCCGACGTTCATGCTGTTCAGGGACGGTGAGCCGGTCCGTTCCCTGGTCGGCGCGCGGCCGAAGCGGCGGCTGCTGGCCGAGCTGGAGGACGCGCTGTAACGCCCGGCCCGAGCCGTCGGGAGCCCGACACCAGAAATCCCCCGGACGTTGCGTCCGGGGGATTTCTTTGGGTATATTCATTGATTCGTGACTTCAATTCGCGGTGTGAACTGCGGATCAACTGCGAAGCAACTTCGCATCGAGTGCGGCAGTCACGAACAAGCTTGATGGGGTCATCATATGCGGCCGGGAGTGGAATTGTCAAACAGCGAATTTCCGGACGGTGAAATCCGTCGGGAACAGGAATTCATCGACGGGCTGTACACCCACGTCGACGCCCTGCGCGGCGACACCGAGGCGGGCGTCACCGACGCGCTCGCCCAGGGCAACACGCCCATGCAGGCCCGGCTGGAGCGGGACATCCTGGTCGCCGAGCGCTCCGGGCTGCTCGCCGCGCTGAACGCCGTCGACGGATCGCTCTGCTTCGGCCGGATCGACCTCACCTCCGGCACCAGCCACCACATCGGGCGCATCGGGCTGCGCGCCGACGACGACGCGCGCACCCCGATCCTGATCGACTGGCGTGCCGACGTCGCCCGCCCGTTCTACCTCGCCACCGGCCACACCCCGATGGGCCTGCGCCGCCGCAGACACCTCACCACCGACGGCCGTACCGTGACCGCGCTGCACGACGAGATCCTCGACCTCGGCGACGCCACCCGCACCGGACACGAGGACCCGACCGGGGACGCCGTCCTGCTGAGCGCGCTCGACTCCGCGCGCACCGGCCGGATGGGCGACATCGTGCAGACCATCCAGGCCGAGCAGGACGAGATCATCCGGGCCCCGCACCGCGGCGTCCTGGTGGTCGAGGGCGGCCCCGGCACCGGCAAGACCGCCGTCGCCCTGCACCGGGCCGCCTATCTGCTCTACGAGCACCGGGAGTTGCTGGCCAGGCGCGCGGTCCTGATCGTCGGCCCGAACCCGGCCTTCCTCGGCTACATCGGCGAGGTGCTGCCCGCCCTCGGCGAGACCGGCGTGCTCCTCGCGACCGTCGGCGAACTCTTCCCCGGCGTGCGGGCGACCGCCACCGACACCCCGCGGGCGGCCGCCGTGAAGGGCCGCGCCGAGATGGCCGACGTGCTCGCCGCCGCCGTTCGCGACCGGCAGGCGCTGCCCGACCCGGTCCTCACCATCGAGCACGACCGCGAGGTCCTGATGCTCGACGACGGCCTGGTGCAGGTCGCCCGCGACCGCACCCGCGAGACCCGGCTGCCGCACAACGCGGCCCGCGAGTACTTCGAGGGCCACATCCTCAACACGCTCACCGACATGGTCGCCGAACGCATCGGCACCGACCCGTTCGACGGGTCCAACCTGCTCGACCCCAGCGACATCACCCAGATCCGCGACGACCTCGCCGAGAACCCCGAGGTCTGGTCGGCGATCGACCGGCTCTGGCCGCGGCTCACCCCGCGCCGCCTGGTCGCCGACCTGCTGGCCGCCCCCGAGGAGTATCTGAGCGACGAGGACGCCGCCGCCGTCCGCCGCCCGGTGACCCGCTCCTGGACGGTCGCCGACGTACCCCTGCTCGACGAGGCCGCCGAACTCCTCGGCGTCGACGAGCGGGTGGCCCGCGCCCGCGCCGACCGCGAACGCGAGACGCAGATCGCCTACGCGCAGGGTGTCCTCGACGTCTCCTTCGCCTCGCGCACCTACGAGTTCGAGGACAAGGAGGACGGCGACCCCGACGGCTCGGAGGTGCTCTCGGCGCACGACATCATCGACGCCGAACGGTTCGCCGAACGCCACGAGGAGGAGGACTTCCGCAGCGCCGCCGAGCGCGCGGCGGCCGACCGGACCTGGGCGTTCGGGCACATCATCGTCGACGAGGCGCAGGAACTGTCCCCGATGGCCTGGCGGTTGCTGATGCGGCGCAGCCCGACCCGGTCGATGACACTGGTCGGCGACCCCGTCCAGACCGCCGAGGCGGCCGGGGTCGGCTCCTGGGCCGACATCCTCGCGCCGTACGTCGAGGACCGCTGGGAGCACGCCAGGCTGGGGGTCAACTACCGCACCCCCGCCGAGATCATGGAGGTGGCGGCGAGCGTCGTCCGCGCCGAACGGCCCGACTTCGAGCCGCCCAGCTCGGTCCGCGCCACCGGCGTACGGCCCTGGGTGCGGCAGGCCGGCCGCGCCGGGCTGCCCGCGGCGGTCGCCGAGGCCGTCGCCGAACTGACCCCCGACGAGGGCAGGTTGGCGGTGATCGCGCCACGCGACCTGCACCGCGCGCTGGCCGCCGTGCTCGACGGCGTCACGGCCGGCTCGGAACCCGACCTGACCCGCACGGTCGTCCTCCTCGACCCCCGCCAGTCGAAGGGTCTGGAGTTCGACTCGGTCCTGGTGGTGGAACCGGGCCGCTACGGCACGAGCGACCTGTACGTGGCCCTGACCCGGGCCACCCAGCGGCTCGGTGTCCTGCACACACAGGCCCTGCCCCCGGGCCTGGCGGACGCCGCGTCGACGCTCCCGCGGCACTCCTGAAGCGGCGGGGTCCGCGCCCGGGGGACGGGCTGACGGGCCTCACGCCGGTCGCAGCCACACCGTCGCCAGCGGTGGCAGGGTCAGCCGGACGCTCGACCCCCGGCCGTGCCAGGGGTGGGGCTCCGGTTTGATCGTGTCCGGGTGGACGACGTCGCTGCCGCCGTAGCGTGCCGCGTCGGTGTTGAGGACCTCCTGCCAGGCCGGGACGTCCTCGGGGACGCCGACGCGGTAGTCGTGGCGGACCACGGGGGAGAGGTGGGTCACCGCGAGCAGCGGGCCGCCGTCGGCGTCCAGTCGCAGATAGGCGAAGACGTTGTCCTCGGCGGAGTCGCCGGTGACCCACTGGAAGCCGGACGGGTCGGTGTCGCGCTGCCAGAGGGCCGCGGTGGCGGTGTAGACGGTGTTGAGGTCGCGGACCAGGTCGCGCACGCCCCGGTGGTCGGCCTCGGCGCCGTACGCCGGGTCGAGCAGCCACCAGTCGGGGCCGTGCGCCTCGGACCATTCGGCGCCCTGCGCGAACTCCTGTCCCATGAAGAGGAGTTGCTTGCCCGGGTGGGCCCACATGTGGGCGAGGTAGGCGCGCAGGTCGGCCCGCCGCTGCCACCAGTCGCCCGGCATCTTCGAGACCAGCGACCGCTTGCCGTGCACCACCTCGTCGTGCGAGATCGGCAGCACGTAGTTCTCGCTGTACGCGTACACCATCGAGAACGTCATCTCATGGTGGTGATGCCTGCGGTGCACCGGCTCGTGCGCCATGTACGCCAGCGAGTCGTGCATCCACCCCATGTTCCACTTCATGCCGAAGCCGAGGCCGCCGGTGTCCGTGGCCCGCGTGACGCCGTCCCACGCCGTCGACTCCTCCGCGATCGTGACGATCCCCGGCACCCGCCGGTACACCGTCGCGTTCATCTCCTGAAGGAACGCCACCGCGTCCAGGTTCTCCCGGCCGCCGTACGCGTTCGGCGTCCACTGGCCCTCCTCGCGCGAGTAGTCGAGGTAGAGCATCGAGGCGACGGCGTCCACCCGCAGCCCGTCGATGTGGAACTCCTCGCACCAGTACACGGCGTTCGCCACCAGGAAGTTGCGCACCTCACGGCGGCCGAAGTCGAACTCCAGGGTCCCCCAGTCGGGGTGCGCCGCCCGCAGCGGATCCTCGCTCTCGTACAGCGGACGCCCGTCGAACTCGGCCAACGCCCAGTCGTCGCGCGGGAAATGGGCCGGCACCCAGTCCATCAGCACCCCGATGCCGGCCTGGTGCAGCGCGTCGACGAGGAACCGGAAGTCGTCCGGGGTGCCGAGCCGCGCGGTCGGCGCGTAGAAGCCGGTGACCTGGTAGCCCCACGAGCCGCCGAACGGATGCTCCGCGACCGGCATCAACTCGACGTGCGTGAACCCGAGATCCTTCACATAGGCGGGCAGCTGCTCGGCCAGTTGGCGGTAGGTCAAGCCCGGTCGCCAGGACGGGAGATGCACCTCGTAGACCGAGAACGGCGCCTCGTGCGGCGGCACTTCACCGCGCCGCGCCATCCACGCGCCGTCCTGCCACTCGTGGTGCGCGGCCGTCACCACGGACGACGTCGCGGGCGGCACCTCGGTACGGCGGGCCATCGGGTCGGCACGCTGGGTCCGTGAACCGTCCGGCCTGGTCAGCTCGTACTTGTACAGCTCGCCCTCGCCGACCCCCGGCACGAACAGCTCCCACACCCCGGAGGAGCCGAGCGACCGCATCGGGAACCCGGTGCCGTCCCAGAAGTTGAAGGTGCCCGCCAGCCGCACCCCGCGCGCGTTCGGCGCCCACACCGCGAACCGGGTGCCCGCCACGCCCTGGTGGACCGTCGGGTGCGCGCCGAGCGCCTTCCACAGCTCCTCGTGCCGACCCTCGCCGATCAGATACAGGTCCAACTCGCCCAGTGTGGGCAGGAACCGGTACGCGTCCTCGACCTCGGGCTCGGCGCCCTCGTACGCCACCAGCAGCCGGTACGCCGGGACCTCGGGCAGGGCCAGCAGCCCGGAGAAGAACCCGTCGCCGTCGTCGTGCAGCGCCGTCCGCAGCCCGTCCCCGACGACGGTCACCGACCGCGCGTACGGCCGGAACGCCCGGAACACCACCCCGCCCGCCACCGGATGCGCCCCCAGCACCGCGTGCGGCGCGTGGTGCGTACCGTGCAGCAGCCGCTCCCGGTCGACGGCGTCCAGCGCGGGCGACACGGCTACCTCGACGG
The sequence above is a segment of the Streptomyces griseoviridis genome. Coding sequences within it:
- a CDS encoding HelD family protein; this translates as MRPGVELSNSEFPDGEIRREQEFIDGLYTHVDALRGDTEAGVTDALAQGNTPMQARLERDILVAERSGLLAALNAVDGSLCFGRIDLTSGTSHHIGRIGLRADDDARTPILIDWRADVARPFYLATGHTPMGLRRRRHLTTDGRTVTALHDEILDLGDATRTGHEDPTGDAVLLSALDSARTGRMGDIVQTIQAEQDEIIRAPHRGVLVVEGGPGTGKTAVALHRAAYLLYEHRELLARRAVLIVGPNPAFLGYIGEVLPALGETGVLLATVGELFPGVRATATDTPRAAAVKGRAEMADVLAAAVRDRQALPDPVLTIEHDREVLMLDDGLVQVARDRTRETRLPHNAAREYFEGHILNTLTDMVAERIGTDPFDGSNLLDPSDITQIRDDLAENPEVWSAIDRLWPRLTPRRLVADLLAAPEEYLSDEDAAAVRRPVTRSWTVADVPLLDEAAELLGVDERVARARADRERETQIAYAQGVLDVSFASRTYEFEDKEDGDPDGSEVLSAHDIIDAERFAERHEEEDFRSAAERAAADRTWAFGHIIVDEAQELSPMAWRLLMRRSPTRSMTLVGDPVQTAEAAGVGSWADILAPYVEDRWEHARLGVNYRTPAEIMEVAASVVRAERPDFEPPSSVRATGVRPWVRQAGRAGLPAAVAEAVAELTPDEGRLAVIAPRDLHRALAAVLDGVTAGSEPDLTRTVVLLDPRQSKGLEFDSVLVVEPGRYGTSDLYVALTRATQRLGVLHTQALPPGLADAASTLPRHS
- the glgB gene encoding 1,4-alpha-glucan branching enzyme, which translates into the protein MTPRPPSSGQDPKRPAEEPAVPEEKATPRKPTTKKAAGKNPAARKGAGKTSAGKTSAGKASAAKTSAGKTSAARTSAAKTSAAEKAAAEKAAAEKATTGRAAVAEKAPAPVPLAPVAPVPPVPPVPPVEVAVSPALDAVDRERLLHGTHHAPHAVLGAHPVAGGVVFRAFRPYARSVTVVGDGLRTALHDDGDGFFSGLLALPEVPAYRLLVAYEGAEPEVEDAYRFLPTLGELDLYLIGEGRHEELWKALGAHPTVHQGVAGTRFAVWAPNARGVRLAGTFNFWDGTGFPMRSLGSSGVWELFVPGVGEGELYKYELTRPDGSRTQRADPMARRTEVPPATSSVVTAAHHEWQDGAWMARRGEVPPHEAPFSVYEVHLPSWRPGLTYRQLAEQLPAYVKDLGFTHVELMPVAEHPFGGSWGYQVTGFYAPTARLGTPDDFRFLVDALHQAGIGVLMDWVPAHFPRDDWALAEFDGRPLYESEDPLRAAHPDWGTLEFDFGRREVRNFLVANAVYWCEEFHIDGLRVDAVASMLYLDYSREEGQWTPNAYGGRENLDAVAFLQEMNATVYRRVPGIVTIAEESTAWDGVTRATDTGGLGFGMKWNMGWMHDSLAYMAHEPVHRRHHHHEMTFSMVYAYSENYVLPISHDEVVHGKRSLVSKMPGDWWQRRADLRAYLAHMWAHPGKQLLFMGQEFAQGAEWSEAHGPDWWLLDPAYGAEADHRGVRDLVRDLNTVYTATAALWQRDTDPSGFQWVTGDSAEDNVFAYLRLDADGGPLLAVTHLSPVVRHDYRVGVPEDVPAWQEVLNTDAARYGGSDVVHPDTIKPEPHPWHGRGSSVRLTLPPLATVWLRPA